gtttttattttttcgcacgtggtattgtgagaagaaatgaacgtctgacaggcacaataaacatttaatatcaacgttaatgtcttagaaagaaaatatcccagaactagctttgaTTTTCTGTCGCcatttgtttacatccggaggccatgacagatGCATTgcgggatacccgagcacagccgaagcgtgttcgtgtgccctatgaccccgtctaggtcggcattagtgaattctgatgcatgcgtccatataaggaagtttccgaccctttgtgtggtctagaaaagagcttgtatcatagcgtGGGGCCTTCTATGAATTCTGacacagcctttgtttgaaaattcaagTCATGACCTTTCGATATAAGATGTGAcccagttgcccacgtggcgaggtgtgttgctatgtctcaaacattctctattctagctaattctgcgctcgggaaaagtaaataggatagaagtagatgttttcattgacaaaatagacatatttctagattgttctatgaaaaaccacttggcaagtgaatagaacaaaatatgaactttgacagtgtGAAGTCAtctcaaaatggccaaaatgaaaaatttttgacaatttttcgaccggtgcctggttaattaaatgtattaatcgttggccggacctttttgctgaaaaaggtgaaagagtgtggcgagcgtggtttacatgcagatgtttacacgcgctcgcaaacacattcaacacactctttcgtaaaacgttacaaTAACCAAACAGCAGCAGTTACAGCCTATAGCagttgtttattataaaatcaaACAACAGGTCTGCTTGTAGTGGTTACAATGAAATAGTGTAAAGCAGCTGATGTCAATAGCAATCACAGGGTACATTGTCAACCTAATGCCAACAATCCTAGCGAGTccctctcttctgtcttctacGACTTCAGATCTTGTCATACCTGCGACATAGTGTTGTTGATTAGGCACCGTGGCCAGATGACCCATTGGGCGTGCTTGACGTGCTTGACGGCGAGGACGTCCTGGACCCCTGACTGCGGCTACACGACGGGGGACCTCCACCCTCCTCCCACCTTCTCGCTGCTGGACCGTGGGGCGTCGTTTTGCCTTTggatgcaaataataaaaaaaggagttTATTAAATGAGATATTAGGAAAAGTCAAACGCCACTAATAAACTagattataatattataaaataaagacgATCAGAAATAAGCCATTCAGCAAACTGAGCTGCTTTGTCACACGTATGTGAATGGCGAGGTGAATTATTACAattagttttcaaaaaaagaaaaaagcagaccAACCTGTTATACTTGACGTCTGTTCGCTGCAGGGGCGTCGACACTGGAGGGAAGAGAAGCCATACCATGCTGCGTGTGTGAAGCTCGCACAGCTAACGCCATTTTCTTCAACTGCCACCATGTTGTCGTCTGCAACCTGTGTGCAGCTGACGTGGAGTTCTGTCCCTTGATTCACTGCGCCGCAGCGGTGATCACCTTCATGAGGATTATATAATGAACTGTGAGTTGAAAAAGACTCAAACCAGTAATTTGAGTGTTTAGAATGGATGAAAATTATACGTAGCAATTAAAGATTACTTAGTTGCTTTTCTTCTCAGAAAATCCGCGAGATTTACAGTCTCAGTTACTCGCGGCCATGAATAGACAGGTCTAATTAGATCTGATTATCAACTGTACGAAGGATGGGCACGCGCTCTGGTTAGTGTGAGCAAAATAATACTGAATTCATTAAAAGTATTAAGTGTAAGTTTCGAAAGTGTCCAGGCtgaaggatttttattttgctataaGATCAGCGTTTTTGTGAGGATTCCCTTTTGCTTTATACTGCATTTTAATTGTTGCTATAACTTTGGTAATTATCTGTTTATTCAGGTTTTAATAGGTTGTAGATCTGCTACGTATATACTCGAAAAatttgtgtggtggtggtgggagtagAGAGATGGGAGATCAAATCTGTAATAAGTAATACCAATTCTTTTAGCTTGTGTTACTATTCAGAGGGAGCAGATGCATATACGAGAACAAACCTACCTTTCCTTCGTGTACTTAATCCTaacagatttcttttctttgcatgtatatatttgaaACATAGTTTGTTGTTCCTAATTAGTATAATATAAGGCCACAAtatatgataatattttgtttgggtGCTTGATTTTGTTAGACAtggaaaaaagaagtaaatatgttatcatattttgttgtcttgtgaTTCATACATCTAATACTAATAATATTTATACTAGTAAACATGTATAACCCGCCAATACCCTACCACCTCACCTTTCCCGCCCCCTCCAAGGAAAAAGTTCAAGATGATGtttagacctttttttttaacagaaaatcgCACCTTGCCGaacttttttttatgcatatatatatctctctctggatatgtttatttgcttacattctctctctgtgtgtgtgtgtgtgtgtgtgtgtgaaagtttaTAATACAGTAGTTTTTATTGACATTTACACAAATCTAAtactcaaaataaatataatatcaacatacactcacacccacacaaagGCAGAGGTCCTGGGACTTCTCATCGCTATAACGATTCATCTACAGCAGACCAAAGCTCTATACAACAATATTCTTCAAAGACTTAATCTGGTCAGATCGACCAGACACTGCAGCCCTTACCATCAACACCAAAACATATCGTACTCACAGGAAAAGGAGAAATGAAGCGAGATAAACACCAGGTTGGGGCGGTGGGTTTCAAAGCAGTGGCAAGAAAAGTCAGACGactgttttcttcatcttcccTTCTCCCGTGCAGTGCTTTGATTGGcagaggtatatatatatttgttgatAGCCGCTTTACCAGGATGTGAAACGGGACGTGAACCAGGAAGTTGAGATTTCTAAGTAGCAGCAGGATCGGCTGTGGACTGCATTCTTACATATTGTAATCGGTTTTGCCCCTTTCTAATGGACTGCTAATACTATAGTCACTTGATCCATGACTGACATAACTGAATTCTAGCAGTAAATCTACGCATGCTTTCAGACAATTGTTTTCTAGAAGTATCCTCCAAAAACAAACTGAGTATTTAACAATGAAATAAGATTCCTATCGAGAATGTGCACACCACTTAAGAACGTGCCTTTGATGTCGCGGCAAGCACTTGATCGCCTTAGGATTAACGACAGGGCTTGAaagcaatatatttatatagcggTTGTGTGTAATCTTTGTAAGCTGAATTATCGGAGATaagttatctcccctaattcgACCCATAATAAAGGGAATAAAGTAACtaagtaaaaagaagaaaaaaaaagataaacccTGGCATTCAGGACGGTGTCTATGTATGTTTGCTGTTAAAGTTTACCTGTATGTCACACTACGAAAAATTCGATAAACCTTGGCATACAGAAAgtttgtagaaataaaatatggcGCCTCAGTCAGTCAGATAGCTGGATACTAAATTAGTAACCCTCACACTGCGACGACATCCTTCTCTCTGGCTAGAGAAAGAACACAGATGAGTGAAAACTCAACTCAGAGAAAAAGACGTCTACAACAGAAGAGGCAAAACATCAGaagaacttaaaatataaaagtgtgagcgGCATTCTTCAAAATTTAGAACCCTCCAGGGCCCCTCACACTTctatattttaagttttatatatTATCTTAAAGAAAATCCTCAGacctaaagaaaacaattattttaccctttttaataaaaataaaagtgtgcttttttaaacttactttttttttttttgttaatctcAGCTTGCTATTTCGcttgcctttttctttaaaagaaagcgATGTGGTCAAAATTCATCTATCCCTGAACAGCTGGTTGTAATGCAGTTCATGGATATTCTCTgaattcacatgcacacatatccaAAGAATAGAAAAGATGTCACCTCCACGGTAGGGAGATCGCACTCTCGTTTCTCAACAGTGATGACTCTTGGGTCAGCAATTTTGAAGCCATCGAAGCTCGCTCATCACAGTTTACTAGGCTTATTCCTAGGCTTAGTTGCTGTACCGTTTAACAATTTATAAAAGTAATCAAGAAGGGGTCGACGTAAAAGCGATAAAACTCCGAACTGAACAGTGCAAATCCGGGATACATAAAAACACATCGTCCACTTTCCCCACGTCATGTCCTCGCATCTTCCGTGTCTCGATGGAAAGTGAAGAGCAGGCCAGTGACGGGTAGTTATACCAGCCTACAACCCCCGTCTGGAATGTAAACAATTCGTAAAAGGGATGATTAATCCTGTTTTCGCTGTCACTCGTTCTACATTCAACATGTGCGGCTCGGTCTGTTTGCGTCGTGATGATGTATTCCCTCCACTTGAATGCCGTCCGtaacacatacatgtatgtctTTGTCGAGCGACTGTGGGAGTTAAATGAGTAAAGAATCTTCGTAGCAATCTTTTATCTTcatgaaacacaaaaagtgtGGTGCGTTCCACTGGTTGAAACACACTGCGTACAAAGAAGTCACTGGACAGTGACGAGGCTTGAGCCTGCTCTTATTTGTCATAAGCCATTAAGTGAGagaacagtaaataaaataaaccattgTCCCCTCAGCACAGTAGACTTCCGGTTTCTAAATTGAACTGTTATTATTTCAAGAGGATTGTAGTTATTTTAACGCTATAGTGTGTCTGTACATACAAATGAGATATGACTTTTTAcggcagacaaataaaaaatgtgtcctgaagatttttttttaattgaaacaaAGACCACCTACATATTCATTTCCACGTTTATGGTCTCTAAAATTCGAGGGAAGGTACGCGAGAAAAgtttaatatttgtaatattctCCTCATATACGCAATGACATCCCGGCTAAAATAACACGAGGATAACTACAACAGTGATGGAAAACCACTTCAAAGATCAGGAAGTGTGTAAGAGAGGTCTTTCATAGGAATAACTGTTGCAGACGATTGTAATGTCACCTCACCAGTCAGAATGACAACAGTGATACAAACACTTCACAAGCTAACTCTGCTGCTATCTATGTTCACAATGAGTGCTACCGCCTGCTGGCGTCTGATCAGATATACCCTTTCATAGCTCGGATTCCATCAAGGATATTTTTATCACTTACCTCATTACCGGACATTTCGCAACGGTGAACATGTCAACATATATTAATTATAGCTGGAGAGTATGATGAAGACGACAATGAGGATCGctgaattacattttttattatatgtttttaaaataacagctTTACAATCCACTTTGTCCTTCTTCTATCTATTGCTTTAAATTACTTATCGTGCTTGTTCaatattgtttattgtaatttattgaGGGCATTCACCGGAAACCTTAAAAATTCCACAAATGTGATGCAGTGATACATTAGGAGAAAATATACTGCGTGTTTAAGGTTCGTTAAAGAACtcaaacaagagaaaaaatatttttagaacttTAATAATCCAGGATTTCAAAGAACGCAATGTGAGCAATCTCCTGTAGAGTCTATCTTAGTGCAGGAGTAGTTTCGTCTTAAGGCAAAGTTTCAAATATGGCCACCAGACGCTGGAAGCTGTAGAAGGCAAAGTTTGTTCCGAAATAGAAAAAAGGCAATGCTTAAATGTGCCTTTTGTTTATATGCATAGCCTCCACTTTTGCCCCTCATCTTCTTTTTTGGAGAACATTGAGCGAGAAACCCTTCATAGACCACACCTTCCTCTCCACTGGTAGAAGACCCACAAGCagcctacgctttgcagactaCATTGATTTGGTGACAGGCAGTCACAGAAAATTGCAAGACCTTAGAAACCGACTGTCTAATGTATAAATGCATATGAAATGGACACAATTATtgacaagagtaaagtcatTATTAATACCAATGGCAGCAGCTCACCAGGGGTCTTAAGAGATCAGACAGTCACTGCCAGCAAAGCACGGTACGGGGACTTAACAAGCTTTTTGCTTCTGGAAACTAGTTAGCAGGGTTCGGAGGAAGCCACTTACGATCTGCAGAACGCTTTGCTTTTTGTGCGAAATAAATCCATACTTTATATTCCTGAAAAGAATAGCTGACTTACTAACAGTGAGAGacggacagagagaaaaatagatgGATGGAGCTTTATTTTATGTGAGGAGGTCATCTAATAATATTCACCAcgtttttacatttcttttaaaattcgtttcttgtctttctatatttttagcTGTGAAAGTTTTAATGAGAAGATTATTTAAATAGGTACCCGAATtcctttaataaattttaaaataagtaaaattaaaaacaacaagcaGTCATGACTCACTAGAGCTTTCATCCAGTAGGTGTTTGAAGACTTAGAGTAAAGCAATAACTTTAATAAATCATCATCgaaaatgcaagaaaatcaAGTGCAGACAATTTACTGAGAAGCAGGTGTGGTGTCGGGAGGCAGGATATCAAACATTTCAACCAAGGACTGGAAGCTGCACGTGACACACAAAGTTACAAGATGTAACCATGGTGACTGGCATGATAGTAGGGTCTGACAAAGTAAAAGAGTTTGGGTTGTATGTCTTAATGTGTacaacattttgtaacaaaccAACCACTTGAAAGTTGATACTTCGTCGTTACAAGTTATCAAACGTCATTGGCATAATTTTGCAATTATAAAATCTTTTAGCTTATAATTAAAACCATTTCTTGCACCAGGGATAAAGATTACGATAACGTTCAGCGACTCATTGACATTAATACGTACATTTTCCTAAGACTTATCATTAAAACCCCCGGTTAGCTAATTTGGAGGTTTAGAAGAGCCATCAATTTGAAACAAGGACTCCCAAAAGCGTAACTGCGGTTCTGAAAACTCTTGGCATttgataaacagaaaatgttagcATGGAAAAAAGTTCCCAAAAAGCATGGTAGACAGTTccaaaaaattagaaaaacctggtttaaaaaaaccaacctaatattttaaaattgtaattcAAATAGAtgttaataactttttttttatttaagtattGTTACCATCGTTAGTGTCTTAAGTCATGCACCAATCAATTCTGTGATACTTTGATCATATCTGTAATATCTCGAACCTTTGTTTGACAATAACATTGCCATTAACTTTATTCGCTTACCCCTTAAGTGGTGTGGAGAATACAAAAGAGCAGTAGTCCCACACAATTTCATTATTATAGAAATTCCGTTTTTGTTCAAAAATTAACACGACAGTATTGCACAACAGCAAACCATCGCAATGATAGTAATGATAAGTATGCAACGTCTTCCAATCTTCAAAAATAAGAGGATCACCTCCATTTTTGCTTAtcctttttctctgtgtatcTTTCAGATttctctctacttttttttcaaacgactGGGACAGGTTATGAGAATTCTAGAGATTTTTTGAACATGCTGACTGATATACCAAAATGGAGTATAACAGAAAGTGTAGAAACAGCTTACTTTTGCACGTGCATATCAGTAgagacatgcatgcacaaatcaACACACGCCTAACTTTACTGAGagcagaaaatatgttttagtaAACTTGTTTCCAGACTGCGAAAATCTTACTTACGATCTGCACACCAGGGGGCAGCCCTGGTGCAGGAGGCTTGTCTCTCCAGCAATGACGCCATGGCATACAGCTTCGCAAGCTTGCTCTGTGGGCTCAGCGCCCAGCTGATGTGCCAACTTTCCAACTATAGCCTTCAGCTGATCAAGGTCGAAGAGACCTGAAAACACAGACAATTCATATACAGAGATTATAAGACATTgacaaaaactaaaagaaaagatggaagaaaagagCGATAGCTTGCACCGGTGTCGATGTCATTCAAGAACTGCTGGATCTTCCGGCAAACTAAGGCCCAGTGCGCATTCACTTTAGCTGCACGCTTGCAGTCagtgaaattattatttcaaactttttcagaAGACGGTTGTGCGTTTAGACCATGGCTACCTCTTTTTCCGTTTGATTTCGCCCCCAGTCATTTTTCATTACTTTGTTAACGATATGGTATCAAGTTACGGCACTGTGTGCACTATACCATACACATACGACTACAGAAAGCAAAGCATTAATGCAGCGTaacataatacaatataaatgtatGCGTTATAGCAACATCAAAAActatacaatatatacacacGGCAGTTAAAAGTaccatgtatgtatatatacctaAAAGCGAGTCCACAAAAAAGCGTTTTTCAGGGGCCGCGAGGGCCagaggcagaagaagcagaaggaCGACGGCAAACttcatgacgatgatgatgtgcaAGCAGACGGCGATCTGTAAACGACAGACGACGATGTCGgtatcagattaaaaaaaaatcaaacacatcCAAAAACCAATGTCCACGGCACTTTAAAACCTTTCAGTACATCATCACAGTGATAAAGCTTTACAGTAGCGCTTGAATATAATATCGGTGTCAAACAGTCAAATAATcttaaaatttcctttaaaaacaaatcgtCGCAATGTCAGATCTCTACATATAGCACAATCAGATTTTTAACCTAGTTGAGcaaggttttatatatatataactacaaAGCTTGGTCAAATAATTGTCCATATTTTTTCTAGACGACAATACTAAAAGGATCTCTGGAGCCCATTCATTTATACCCAGCAACAGTTAACATTAACCAAGAAGGCAATGAATAGTTTTGTGTAAGATAACTATTATTTACAATTGCAAATTATGATTTTCAAATTATGattgttttttgtggttttgacacaatataaaatttaaaaaactttttcttaaacGATTCTAATGAATGATTTTTAAGTATTcgattttttttgaaaaatatatttatttatttaatttgttcaCAACGATACGTTTCTTATGGTCCATGTAAGAATATATCtaagaggaaaaacaaagaattctGTGGTAGAGGTTTGACTGCTTTAAAACGCCATCATTAATCACAGTCAAATCTGAAACCTCAAGTTCGAGCTTTAAGATTCCTCTTAAACAGGCTCGTAAatgatacaaaaagaaagagaaaatgtaagaagaCACAGACAGGTCAAACAACACCGTTTACCTGTACTCCTCTACGGACTCGTCTGAGAGGAAACAATCTTGCGTAATATTTATAGCCTGATAACTAGCagataaaaaatctttttttagaGGAGACACTGTGCTTAAAACTCTGATCTCCTATCTAACTGATAGGAAGTTCTGCGGTTACACCAGCTGGTCACGACTgtaagtttgatttttgtttggtcACGACATACCCACATGTCCATTATAAATAACTTCTTGCTgttccatttttctctttcgCGACAGCAAAATACTTAAgtatgttttaagaaaaaaagcagagtGCATGGAAAGATGAATCAGAAAACAATAAGTAACATAGAATTCAATGCTAGGCTATGTACGCGAAAAAAGTAATTGGTCTTTGACTGTCCACGGGAAGTGAAACAAGGAtgtgtttgtcctcttctgttcccatttttttaattaatgagcTATTGATTGAAGCGTACTTAGATATACACACAATAGTCAAAAGGTTGTAAATGCAATAGAAATTTTCTTGCTACTTTTTTGCAAACGACATAGTGCTGTTCTCCAAAAGTCTTCGCAATGACATGCCTCCTCAATGTCCCCCAACATATTTAGAACAAGATGATCTATGTCCAGACGAGTAGTTTTCCCTTACATATAAAAATAGGTATGAAACGCTTAATTAAACAATGGCGGAGAAGGCGAGAAGATTAATATGGCGCTTAAGAAATGAAGCGACGAGAAGAACCAGGACAAGGTCGACAAGATCACGAAGATCGAAGAATGTAAAAG
The sequence above is a segment of the Pomacea canaliculata isolate SZHN2017 linkage group LG6, ASM307304v1, whole genome shotgun sequence genome. Coding sequences within it:
- the LOC112567317 gene encoding uncharacterized protein LOC112567317 encodes the protein MKFAVVLLLLLPLALAAPEKRFFVDSLLGLFDLDQLKAIVGKLAHQLGAEPTEQACEAVCHGVIAGETSLLHQGCPLVCRSFQSLVEMFDILPPDTTPASQ
- the LOC112566328 gene encoding uncharacterized protein LOC112566328 — encoded protein: MHSPLHEAEQGLTAEIRYMNNLQTRNEEDLMSISSPTSMDQNPWTLLTTHFRASTLEGREAIPCCVCEARTANAIFFNCHHVVVCNLCAADVEFCPLIHCAAAVITFMRII